The Fictibacillus arsenicus genome contains a region encoding:
- the folP gene encoding dihydropteroate synthase, which translates to MHEMIMNQPKLMCGEYVLDFSKKTYVMGILNVTPDSFSDGGHHNRIEQAIVHAKEMVRDGADIIDVGGESTRPGAAKVTLEEELERVIPVIEALKQEVNVPISIDTYKAETARQAVQAGAHIINDVWGAKLDPEMPRVMAETNVPVILMHNRFDTNYQEFMADVIADLEHSIAIAVKAGVKPEKIILDPGIGFVKSFQQNLETMRRLNEITNMGYPVLLGTSRKSMIGKALDLPIDERMEGTGATVCLGIERGCSIVRVHDVKEISRMAKMMDIMLGKGAESHG; encoded by the coding sequence ATGCATGAAATGATCATGAACCAGCCTAAGCTGATGTGCGGAGAATACGTACTCGATTTTTCGAAGAAAACATATGTGATGGGGATATTGAACGTAACTCCTGATTCTTTCTCAGATGGCGGACATCATAACCGGATTGAACAAGCCATCGTCCACGCAAAAGAGATGGTGAGGGACGGAGCTGACATTATCGATGTTGGCGGTGAATCCACTAGACCTGGTGCTGCAAAAGTAACGCTCGAAGAAGAACTAGAACGGGTGATCCCTGTCATTGAAGCATTGAAACAGGAAGTTAATGTGCCGATTTCAATCGATACGTATAAAGCTGAAACGGCAAGACAAGCTGTTCAAGCTGGTGCTCATATCATCAACGACGTATGGGGTGCTAAACTGGATCCTGAGATGCCTCGTGTTATGGCCGAAACAAATGTACCTGTGATCTTAATGCATAACCGATTTGACACCAATTATCAGGAGTTCATGGCTGATGTGATTGCTGACTTGGAACACAGTATAGCAATAGCTGTTAAGGCAGGAGTTAAACCTGAAAAGATAATACTTGATCCAGGGATCGGGTTCGTTAAATCCTTTCAGCAAAATCTTGAAACAATGAGAAGGCTGAATGAAATAACAAACATGGGCTATCCAGTCTTACTGGGTACATCCAGAAAATCGATGATCGGAAAAGCGCTTGATCTTCCAATTGATGAACGTATGGAAGGGACAGGGGCTACAGTCTGCCTTGGAATTGAACGAGGCTGTTCAATCGTTCGTGTGCATGATGTTAAAGAAATAAGCAGAATGGCTAAAATGATGGATATTATGCTTGGGAAAGGTGCTGAGAGCCATGGATAA
- the pabC gene encoding aminodeoxychorismate lyase: MYIYINGKVLTKEEAVISPYDHGFMYGLGAFETFRTYNGFPYLVDEHIDRLQEALKELNISAVINKEHVIEMVQTLLQKNKLENAYFRLNVSAGNGDIGLQTDPYENPVVILYTKPLPQSIASAKELIILKTVRNTPEGKQRLKSHHYLNSILGKRELKDPAGQEGMFLTEDGFISEGTVSNLFWFKNGTLFTPGLSTGILNGITRKWVLNASEKMNIPFETGNYKINELHNADEVFLTNSIQELVPVNRFEQKHFPGAEGQLFQKLKAKYTEDTNNRRRTI, from the coding sequence ATCTATATAAATGGAAAAGTTCTAACAAAGGAAGAAGCCGTAATTTCGCCTTATGACCACGGGTTTATGTATGGTCTTGGAGCGTTTGAAACGTTCAGAACGTATAATGGCTTTCCTTATTTGGTCGATGAGCATATAGATCGGCTTCAAGAAGCACTAAAAGAGTTAAATATTAGTGCAGTAATAAATAAAGAACATGTTATTGAAATGGTTCAAACCCTTCTGCAAAAAAATAAATTAGAGAATGCATATTTTCGTTTAAACGTCTCAGCGGGTAACGGTGATATAGGATTGCAAACCGATCCTTATGAAAATCCCGTGGTTATTCTTTATACGAAGCCGCTTCCGCAATCTATCGCTTCTGCGAAAGAACTGATCATACTCAAGACCGTACGCAACACTCCAGAAGGCAAACAAAGGTTAAAATCACATCACTACTTAAACAGCATACTTGGCAAAAGAGAGCTTAAAGATCCAGCAGGGCAAGAAGGTATGTTTCTAACAGAAGATGGGTTTATCAGCGAAGGCACAGTCTCCAACCTTTTTTGGTTTAAAAATGGAACATTGTTCACTCCGGGATTGTCAACGGGTATTCTAAACGGCATTACAAGAAAATGGGTTTTAAATGCTTCAGAGAAAATGAACATTCCTTTTGAAACGGGGAATTATAAAATAAATGAACTTCATAATGCGGATGAAGTCTTTCTAACAAATTCAATTCAGGAACTTGTCCCGGTTAACCGGTTCGAACAAAAACACTTTCCTGGTGCGGAAGGGCAACTTTTTCAAAAACTAAAAGCAAAGTACACAGAAGATACGAATAATAGACGCCGAACGATTTAA
- the folB gene encoding dihydroneopterin aldolase: MDKMYVTGMKFYGYHGVFAEEQKLGQRFSVDVTLSLDLSKAGLTDELDQTVNYKEVYDAVKEIVEGDPVKLLESLAESIAASLLGKFTSVDETTIKVIKPDPPIPGHYDSVAVEITRGRS, from the coding sequence ATGGATAAAATGTATGTGACTGGCATGAAATTTTATGGCTATCACGGCGTTTTTGCTGAGGAACAAAAGCTCGGCCAACGGTTCAGCGTAGATGTAACACTGTCACTTGATCTTTCAAAAGCGGGACTTACTGATGAACTAGATCAAACAGTCAACTATAAAGAAGTTTACGATGCAGTAAAAGAAATTGTTGAGGGAGATCCAGTAAAACTTTTAGAGTCGTTAGCTGAAAGCATTGCTGCCTCTTTGCTCGGAAAGTTCACTTCAGTAGATGAAACAACAATAAAAGTTATAAAACCAGATCCTCCTATTCCGGGACATTATGACTCTGTTGCGGTCGAGATCACAAGAGGCCGCAGTTAA